Proteins encoded together in one Alkalihalobacillus sp. TS-13 window:
- a CDS encoding ATP-binding protein: MEVKMLAEKLLLHVLIFLAPVLIYGVLFQKRRIDQSPYCYGLLHGVAALLCLVFAHYDYGLYWDFRYVPLVLACLYGGPISGGIVLGFILLTRTFLGGDALLFGYISIITAALLPFLFTKRFMNYKPKKRVRMAILIGTWPALVMLGILLAFMNTQGFSSNQEILINIFLFGTIQIIGIGFAAMLNEMVIERHIMKQEIQRSEKLNTLGELAASIAHEVRNPLTVVKGFLQMMKAEKKGEGYEYIPLVLSELGRAEAIINDYLNFAKPEFKKIETFRLSDVIYEVMFLMEGLAVKHGVELVNEFDSNCLIKTDRNQLKQALVNFVKNAIEATGEGDTVTIEVKSSGNFVIVKVTDTGKGMDKEQLDRIGTLFYTTKDKGTGLGTTVSLRIIQSMNGKVSYKSELDVGTEVTVSLPIESPKLNVQ; encoded by the coding sequence ATGGAGGTAAAAATGCTTGCTGAAAAGCTATTGCTGCATGTTTTAATTTTCCTTGCTCCTGTTCTTATATATGGTGTTCTGTTCCAAAAACGTCGCATCGATCAATCTCCTTACTGTTATGGACTATTACATGGTGTTGCGGCGCTTCTTTGTTTGGTTTTCGCACATTACGACTATGGACTTTATTGGGATTTTCGTTATGTTCCGCTCGTCTTGGCATGCTTGTATGGCGGGCCGATTTCTGGTGGAATCGTATTAGGTTTTATCTTACTTACAAGGACATTCCTTGGTGGAGATGCATTGTTGTTCGGTTACATAAGTATAATAACGGCAGCGCTCCTTCCCTTCCTTTTTACAAAAAGATTCATGAATTATAAACCTAAGAAACGGGTCAGAATGGCGATTCTCATCGGTACTTGGCCTGCTTTAGTCATGCTTGGCATCCTATTAGCATTCATGAATACCCAAGGGTTTTCGAGCAATCAAGAGATTCTCATAAACATTTTCCTGTTCGGTACCATCCAGATCATTGGGATCGGTTTTGCTGCTATGTTAAACGAAATGGTTATCGAGCGCCATATCATGAAACAGGAAATCCAGCGTTCTGAAAAATTGAATACGCTAGGTGAACTGGCAGCATCGATCGCTCATGAGGTCCGTAATCCGCTTACTGTCGTCAAAGGCTTTCTTCAAATGATGAAAGCCGAAAAGAAAGGCGAGGGCTATGAGTATATTCCCCTTGTTCTAAGTGAACTGGGACGAGCCGAGGCAATCATCAACGATTATTTGAACTTTGCAAAACCTGAATTCAAGAAAATCGAAACGTTCCGCTTATCTGACGTCATTTATGAAGTGATGTTTTTGATGGAAGGTCTTGCAGTCAAACATGGTGTTGAGCTCGTAAATGAATTCGACTCCAATTGTCTTATAAAAACAGATCGTAACCAGCTTAAGCAAGCCCTGGTGAACTTTGTCAAGAATGCGATCGAAGCGACAGGTGAAGGGGATACGGTAACAATCGAGGTGAAGTCCTCTGGAAACTTTGTGATTGTAAAAGTGACCGATACTGGAAAAGGCATGGATAAAGAGCAGCTGGATCGGATCGGAACCCTATTTTACACGACTAAAGATAAAGGAACAGGTCTAGGGACCACTGTTTCACTTAGAATCATTCAATCAATGAACGGAAAAGTGAGCTACAAAAGTGAACTGGATGTCGGTACTGAAGTTACAGTCTCTCTTCCAATCGAGAGTCCGAAACTGAATGTCCAATAA
- a CDS encoding DUF1287 domain-containing protein, translating into MKVLKRVGLISGIIIIGILSFALFFRGGIILDSLGVHFDHPFSKTLVVPQNHSAVDANNNGVEDPIDIVNAARKEVEQRTKYKSAYYAGGYPPEDEGVCTDVIWRGLVGAGIPLKELMDKDIAEHTDLYPRVNNVPDPNIDFRRVPNQFVYFERFAEALTTELIPGDIENLKQWQPGDIVLFLDGFHHVAIISDKRAKDGTPYVIHNNQPFAAEVKLSSFRTPIAGHYRWNY; encoded by the coding sequence TTGAAGGTATTAAAAAGAGTCGGTCTCATTTCAGGAATTATAATCATTGGCATTCTTTCTTTCGCTCTCTTTTTCAGGGGCGGAATTATTCTAGATTCTCTCGGTGTACATTTCGATCATCCTTTTTCTAAAACGCTTGTTGTACCGCAAAATCATTCCGCAGTGGATGCAAATAACAATGGCGTAGAAGATCCGATCGATATCGTGAATGCTGCCCGGAAAGAAGTTGAACAGCGTACGAAATATAAAAGTGCGTATTATGCAGGCGGTTATCCGCCGGAGGATGAAGGTGTGTGTACTGATGTGATTTGGCGTGGGTTAGTCGGTGCGGGTATCCCATTAAAAGAACTGATGGACAAAGATATTGCTGAACATACAGATCTATATCCAAGGGTGAATAACGTCCCAGACCCGAATATCGATTTTCGAAGGGTACCGAATCAATTCGTCTACTTCGAACGCTTTGCAGAAGCGTTGACGACCGAACTGATACCTGGTGATATTGAGAACTTGAAGCAGTGGCAGCCGGGTGATATCGTCTTATTCCTGGACGGTTTCCACCATGTCGCCATCATTTCCGACAAACGTGCCAAAGACGGCACCCCTTATGTCATTCACAACAATCAACCTTTTGCAGCTGAAGTAAAGCTCTCTTCCTTCAGAACACCGATCGCCGGACACTACAGGTGGAACTACTAA
- a CDS encoding ATP-dependent DNA helicase — MSKKVRLSVRPLVEYVYRSGSIDNRFRSSSSMTDGTIAHQKIQKTYAESDQKEVYLKTQIEFKGLSFVVDGRCDGLLKNGDEIIIDEIKSTRGDLSDITEETNPVHWAQAKFYAYMYAREHELEKMKVQLTYVHVETEEKKQFTEDYTYSELESYIMSVVGRFEPFARLLLGHKEKRNNSIKELDFPFDEYRAGQRKFAGAVYKSIADKEDLFANAPTGTGKTVSTIFPTVKAIGEGHLERFFYLTAKTITRTAAEETLALMKDKGLHMSSVTITAKDKVCFKEKTICQKDYCEFADGYYDRVNDGIMDILANETLMDRTTIENYARKHKLCPFEFSLDVAYTSDMIIGDYNYIFDPRISLKRFVEEQRKKTVLLVDEAHNLVDRARGMFSAELFKSPFLQLKRAFKTENKGVFETAKAINDHLLMLKKQCGDTRQMELEKLPDDLLGLMEAFVTEAEKELLEQKESEVQEQLLEAYFNAKNFVRISEFYDERYVTYLEYGKSEVYIKMLCLDPSHLLQLFGKGYRSKIYFSATLSPLPYFKDMLGAEEGDYSISIPSPFAKENADVFIHPLSTRYRDRDRSVAPILTMMKNLVETRPGNYLFFFPSYAYMQMVYEQFEEEDWGYDAIVQNSGMAEEEREEFLAKFEAGKDTTLIGFAVMGGIFSEGVDLKGDRLNGVVVVGVGLPQLNFERNIIKEYFNKNEKNGYDYAYVFPGINKVLQAGGRLIRTEDDYGTIVLVDDRFLTPKYQKLLPPEWMDYKVIR, encoded by the coding sequence ATGTCTAAAAAGGTCCGTCTTTCCGTCAGGCCGTTGGTTGAATATGTGTACCGGAGCGGCAGTATCGATAATCGTTTCCGTTCTTCGAGTTCGATGACCGACGGTACGATCGCACATCAAAAAATTCAAAAGACCTATGCAGAGTCCGACCAAAAAGAAGTCTATCTGAAAACGCAGATTGAGTTCAAAGGGCTCTCTTTTGTCGTGGATGGAAGGTGTGACGGACTTCTCAAGAACGGGGATGAGATCATAATCGATGAAATCAAGTCGACGCGAGGCGATCTGTCTGACATCACTGAAGAGACGAACCCTGTCCACTGGGCACAGGCGAAGTTTTACGCATATATGTACGCTCGTGAGCATGAACTTGAAAAAATGAAAGTCCAGCTGACGTATGTCCATGTCGAGACGGAGGAAAAGAAACAGTTCACCGAAGATTATACCTACAGCGAACTTGAAAGCTACATAATGAGTGTCGTGGGAAGATTCGAGCCCTTTGCTCGGCTGCTTCTTGGGCATAAAGAAAAAAGAAACAACAGCATAAAAGAACTGGATTTCCCATTTGACGAATACAGAGCTGGTCAACGGAAGTTTGCCGGAGCAGTCTATAAATCAATCGCAGATAAAGAAGATCTGTTCGCTAACGCACCAACTGGTACCGGAAAAACGGTCTCGACGATCTTTCCGACCGTAAAAGCAATCGGGGAAGGGCATCTCGAGCGGTTCTTCTATCTGACTGCAAAAACGATCACCCGCACCGCAGCGGAGGAGACGCTCGCACTTATGAAAGACAAAGGTCTGCATATGAGCTCTGTGACGATCACTGCAAAGGACAAGGTTTGTTTCAAGGAAAAGACGATCTGCCAAAAGGACTATTGTGAGTTTGCCGACGGGTATTATGACCGGGTCAACGATGGGATCATGGACATTTTAGCGAACGAAACGTTGATGGACCGCACTACCATTGAAAATTATGCACGGAAACACAAGCTGTGCCCATTCGAATTTTCGCTCGATGTTGCCTATACTTCTGATATGATCATCGGAGACTACAATTACATTTTCGATCCGCGGATTTCGCTGAAACGTTTTGTCGAGGAGCAAAGAAAAAAGACGGTCCTGCTGGTAGATGAAGCGCACAATCTTGTGGATCGGGCTCGGGGAATGTTCTCAGCTGAGCTTTTCAAGTCGCCGTTTTTGCAATTGAAGCGCGCTTTTAAGACGGAAAACAAAGGCGTATTTGAGACGGCGAAAGCAATTAATGATCACTTGTTGATGTTAAAAAAGCAATGCGGAGACACGCGTCAGATGGAGCTGGAAAAACTTCCGGATGATTTGCTTGGATTGATGGAGGCTTTCGTGACGGAGGCGGAAAAAGAACTGCTTGAGCAGAAGGAAAGCGAAGTACAGGAACAGCTTCTGGAAGCTTATTTTAACGCGAAAAATTTTGTGCGGATTTCGGAATTTTATGATGAACGTTACGTGACGTACCTTGAATATGGAAAAAGTGAAGTGTACATCAAGATGCTCTGTCTTGACCCGTCGCACTTGCTGCAGCTGTTCGGAAAAGGATATCGGTCGAAGATTTATTTTTCAGCGACGTTATCTCCGCTCCCGTATTTCAAAGATATGCTTGGGGCAGAGGAGGGCGATTACTCGATATCGATTCCGTCGCCGTTCGCAAAAGAAAATGCAGACGTGTTCATCCATCCGTTATCGACGCGGTATCGCGACCGTGACCGCTCTGTTGCACCGATTTTGACGATGATGAAAAATCTCGTTGAAACGAGGCCTGGCAACTATCTCTTCTTTTTCCCGTCATATGCCTACATGCAGATGGTTTACGAACAGTTCGAGGAAGAGGACTGGGGCTATGATGCGATTGTGCAGAACAGCGGGATGGCTGAAGAGGAGCGTGAGGAATTCCTGGCAAAATTTGAAGCAGGAAAGGACACGACGCTGATCGGGTTTGCGGTGATGGGCGGAATTTTTTCAGAAGGTGTCGATTTAAAAGGAGATCGCCTGAACGGCGTCGTCGTTGTGGGAGTCGGGCTACCACAGTTGAATTTTG
- a CDS encoding S8 family peptidase: MKFKKLATLSLAASMALFPMVGEAAVSDQLEAPEKSNVVNVSDEAGKYVKGEVIVKFKDKASKSAQNSALSKIGVKEVADDDAVKSDFKVLKVGNVEAAVKALEKNPNVEYAEPNYSFKVNWTPNDTYYSGYQYGPQNTDTPRAWDIARGSSNQEIAVLDTGVDYNHPDLDGKTIRGYDFVDNDWTPMDLNGHGTHVAGTAAAETNNSRGVAGMAPNTDILAVRVLDANGSGSLADIADGIRYAADAGAEVINLSLGCNCDTQTLEDAVNYAWNRGSVIIAAAGNDGVSTTFEPASYANVIAVAAVDRYDNLASFSNYGSWVDVAAPGVDIASTYPNNGYVYLSGTSMASPHVAGLAGLLAGQGRSNSQIRAAIENTADNINGTGYYFAHGRINSYDAVRY, from the coding sequence ATGAAATTCAAAAAGTTAGCTACACTGTCACTCGCTGCGTCAATGGCACTCTTTCCAATGGTAGGGGAGGCTGCAGTCAGTGATCAGCTGGAAGCGCCAGAAAAGTCGAATGTCGTCAATGTCTCTGATGAAGCAGGAAAGTATGTAAAAGGGGAAGTCATCGTCAAGTTTAAAGACAAGGCTTCGAAATCTGCTCAAAACAGTGCGCTGAGCAAAATCGGAGTAAAAGAAGTAGCTGATGATGACGCTGTAAAATCTGACTTCAAAGTTTTAAAAGTAGGAAATGTTGAAGCGGCTGTCAAAGCGCTCGAGAAAAATCCAAATGTTGAGTACGCTGAGCCGAACTACTCTTTCAAAGTGAACTGGACACCGAATGATACGTATTATAGTGGTTATCAGTATGGACCACAAAACACAGATACACCAAGAGCCTGGGATATTGCTAGAGGAAGCAGCAATCAAGAAATCGCCGTACTTGATACAGGAGTCGATTACAACCATCCGGACTTGGACGGTAAAACGATTCGCGGATACGATTTTGTCGACAATGATTGGACACCGATGGATCTGAACGGGCATGGAACGCACGTTGCAGGAACGGCTGCTGCTGAAACGAACAATTCCCGAGGGGTAGCAGGTATGGCTCCGAACACTGACATTCTTGCAGTACGTGTTTTAGATGCAAATGGAAGCGGTTCACTTGCGGATATCGCAGATGGCATTCGTTACGCGGCTGATGCTGGAGCAGAGGTTATCAATCTATCATTAGGATGTAACTGTGATACACAAACACTTGAAGATGCGGTCAACTATGCTTGGAACAGAGGCTCTGTGATTATTGCTGCGGCTGGTAACGATGGCGTGAGCACGACTTTTGAGCCGGCTTCTTATGCGAATGTCATCGCGGTTGCTGCTGTTGACCGTTATGACAACTTAGCATCTTTCTCTAACTATGGTTCTTGGGTAGATGTAGCGGCACCTGGTGTGGATATTGCGTCTACATATCCGAATAACGGTTATGTATACTTATCCGGTACGTCAATGGCATCTCCACATGTTGCTGGTCTTGCAGGTTTATTGGCAGGACAAGGTCGAAGCAATTCGCAAATCCGTGCGGCGATCGAGAATACAGCTGACAATATCAACGGTACAGGTTATTATTTCGCACATGGAAGAATTAACTCTTACGATGCTGTAAGATACTAG
- a CDS encoding DUF2294 domain-containing protein has translation MKLPSSDEHTHTLDINEKQSEISSYVGKVLRDNFGKGPGSVYVSISDQFVVIYVKDFLSPMERVLYSGNQHKTVEKTRSFLMDTISAEIRSYIKLITKLEIENLYYDWSLENQSGVFLGVGSGPINVDAAYSGKNEVHDAVIRMSKKVEKEPAVIRSTRINSRTLIVVRDGILVEIEKQLIRDGQEVALRNAKGKLEKSMLNLDQINSHIEGEISEVFIDWDFDIDRSFLVMIVNPDS, from the coding sequence ATGAAGCTTCCGTCTTCAGATGAACATACGCATACATTGGATATCAATGAAAAACAAAGTGAGATTTCCAGTTACGTAGGGAAAGTGCTTCGTGATAATTTTGGTAAAGGACCAGGATCTGTTTACGTTTCGATTTCCGATCAATTTGTCGTGATTTATGTAAAGGACTTTTTGTCTCCGATGGAACGTGTCCTATACAGCGGGAATCAGCATAAGACGGTCGAAAAGACGCGTAGTTTCTTGATGGATACAATCAGTGCGGAGATCAGATCCTACATTAAACTGATTACGAAGCTTGAAATCGAGAATTTGTATTATGACTGGTCGCTTGAAAACCAATCAGGAGTCTTCCTTGGCGTCGGTTCAGGTCCGATCAACGTAGATGCTGCTTATTCCGGAAAAAATGAAGTACATGATGCAGTCATTCGGATGAGTAAAAAAGTCGAAAAAGAACCAGCAGTAATCCGGTCAACCCGTATCAATTCGCGGACGCTCATCGTCGTACGTGACGGAATTCTAGTTGAAATCGAGAAACAGTTGATCCGCGATGGGCAAGAAGTGGCCCTTCGGAACGCAAAAGGGAAGCTTGAAAAGAGCATGTTGAATTTGGATCAAATCAATTCGCACATAGAAGGCGAAATATCTGAAGTATTCATAGATTGGGATTTTGATATCGATCGCAGTTTTCTTGTGATGATCGTCAACCCTGATTCATAG